The window GTGGAATGTGAAATATCGAGCTTTTTGACTATCTGCCTTATAGAAATGTTCTCTTTGTACAAAATAGCGACCTGAGCTCGCTTTTCAGATGTCAGTTCTTTACCGCGTACCATTTTAACTAGTACTGCTTCAAATAAGGTCTCCGTAATATAAAATGTTCCAAAATATTTCAGTTATATCtgaaaataaacatgtaaacaTCAATTTTAGATTCTAATTGAAAATTAGCACAAATTGGTACAAAATTGTAGCACTAAAGTAGCCCAAAAGCAATTCAGAGtagaatacattaaaaaatatgcgAAAATCGCAGTGGTCGCAAACCGCAGCGATTTtcgcatattttttatttaataaattttacttaataaattttttacttaataaatttttaaattgattaagttGCCTAAAAGTcgaaacttatttaatttaatcgaTTTAGTCGAAATGTaggaataaactttttttttttctcttcgaAGAAAATTGcgataaaagtaataaagtaatttttattcgattattatttttcaacatctaaatattattaaaacaatattttgttttattaatattgtttttttaacaaaacaacaacacttttttttacaaaacctaAAAAAGCATTCAGATCTAAAGATATATCCATTTGACACAGGAGCaggttttgctttattaaacgaaaatgaagcaaaatataaattagaagaacaaataaaaaatagtaaagttaTTGATTACGACCCAACACCTACATTCACcactaaatttcaaaaactcttatgtAAATTAAGAAAACAGGGTAAGTTAGATAACGCCACTTACTTTAAAATGTATCCATCAGATTGCGTTCCACCTAGAATCTATGGAATGGTTAAAGCTCACAAACCAGAAAAAAACTACCCAATGCGTCCTGTTGTTTCCACTATTAACACGCCACCTTATGACATCAGAGTATCCTGTTAAAATCATTCAaccaacattaaataaaaatacagctCGACTAGTTAATTCAAGAAGTTTTGTCAACGATGCTAAAGAATGAAAGATAGACCCTAATGAAATTCAAGTCTCATTTGATATAGTAAATTTATATCCATCTGTAACGATCGATGAAGCAATACCGGTTATTATTAGCATATTAAACGATGATTTAGAGGATTTAAAAACTAGGACTAAATTAACTCTTTCAGATATACACCAGTTAATTGAACTTTCACTAAGTAAGTGTTACTTTTTATACGAAGATTAAATTCGAGTTTTACCTAACTCAAGTCCAATTGGTTTATCGTTGATGGTAGTCATGGCTGaagcatttttgcaaaatttagaaaaaagagCCCTTTATATAGCCTTTAATAATTCATTCCAGCCAATAACTTACAAAAGATATGTTGACGATACCCATGCTCGCTTCGATTCGAAAGAAAAACAAGAACTgttcctaaaaactttaaatgaacaaaacccCTCCATAAAATATACTGTTGAACTTGAAAACAGAAGAAAACAACTTAACTTTTTAGATATATCTATTACAAATACAATGAACGGATTTTATGAATTTCAAATACACCGTAAGGATGCGATAACCAATGTTCAAAAAAAACCAAACTCTAACATCAACCCAAGCATAGTTACTGGCGTCTTCAAAGGGTTTCTTTGTAGAGCAAAACAAATCTGCTCCCAAAAACACCTCTTACAAGAAATTGATTTCCTCATAgatacatttttagaaaacggCTATAACAAAAgtaatcttattaaaataaccaaaaactaCTTAGACCgcgtttcaaaaaatactacatctaaacaattaaataagCAGTTTGTTACACAACCTTGGAAACCTATTATTGGCCCTAAACTCAGAAGagagtttaaaaaacaaaacatcagagttatatttacttcacctcccaatttaaataacatactatgcaacaacaaaacaaaactaccacCGAACTCGAATCCGGGTGTTTACGAGCTTAAATGCTCATGCGGAAGTATATATATTGGTGAgaccaaaaagaaaatcatttcaagAAGTGCGGAACACCAAAGAGcctgtaaaaatcaaaaatggttGAGTTCAGGAGCCACGGAACATTCTAGAACATGCCGTGGTACTTTTGATTGGCTGAATCCTAAAACCTTGGCAGTCATTCCAGAATACAGGATAAGAAAAGTTAGAAAATCCCTGGAGATAAATAAATCAAGAATTCGACACGAGATAGGTATTGGGCAAACTGTTCTAAATAGAGATGACGGGGATACTGTGAAAGCAAAAACTTGGGGAccaattttgacaaaaatttaactgacatcactattatattatttgattggtttttatattgtctgctttttaatgtcttcttttttaaacGGTTGGTTTCATGTTgttttg is drawn from Hydra vulgaris chromosome 07, alternate assembly HydraT2T_AEP and contains these coding sequences:
- the LOC136082496 gene encoding uncharacterized protein LOC136082496; this encodes MAEAFLQNLEKRALYIAFNNSFQPITYKRYVDDTHARFDSKEKQELFLKTLNEQNPSIKYTVELENRRKQLNFLDISITNTMNGFYEFQIHRKDAITNVQKKPNSNINPSIVTGVFKGFLCRAKQICSQKHLLQEIDFLIDTFLENGYNKSNLIKITKNYLDRVSKNTTSKQLNKQFVTQPWKPIIGPKLRREFKKQNIRVIFTSPPNLNNILCNNKTKLPPNSNPGVYELKCSCGSIYIGETKKKIISRSAEHQRACKNQKWLSSGATEHSRTCRGTFDWLNPKTLAVIPEYRIRKVRKSLEINKSRIRHEIGIGQTVLNRDDGDTVKAKTWGPILTKI